Part of the Xanthomonas sp. SI genome is shown below.
CAGGTTGCTCGCGGACCCCGCGCGCAGCGCGGGGCGACCCGACTGGGGCGGCCTTTCTTTTGCTTACTTTTCTTTGGCCGTACAAAGAAAAGTAAGTCGCGCAACGCGCGAAAGCTCTTGCTATTGCCCTTGCTTCGGTTCTGCAGCTACGCCAGCTGCATCAGAACGATCAAGGCACCGCCACAGGATAAGACCCCAACACCTTGATCTGCGCCGAATGCGCCTTCAACTCCGCCAGCGCCTGCTTCATCGACTCGTCCTCCACATGCCCGGCCAGATCGATGAAGAACCCATACTCCCACTTCGCCTGATGCGAAGGCCGCGACTCGATCCGGTTCATGCTGATCCCATGCCGCGCGAACGGACTGAGCACATCGAACAGCGCACCCGGCTTGTCGTGGATGAACACCAACACCGACGTGCGATCGTGCCCCGACGGCGGAAAGATCTGCCGGCCGATCACCAGAAAGCGCGTCGTATTGTCGTCGTCGTCCTCGATCGACTTCATGATCACCTTCTTCAGCGCGTACACATGCGCCGCACTCTCCCCGCCGATCGCCGCCGCATCCTCCGCATTGCGCGCGCGCCGCGCGCCCTCCGCATTGCTCGACACCGGGATCTTTTCCACCTTCGGCAGATGCGCGCGCAGCCAGCCAGCGGTCTGCGCGAACGACTGCGGATGCGCATAGATGCGCTCGATCGCATCGAGCCGGCCGGTGCGCGACAGCAGATACTGGTGCACGCGCAGCTCGGTCTCGCCGCAGATCTTCAGGTTCGAGGTCAGGAACATGTCCAGCGTGACCTGGATCGTACCCTGCCCGGAATTCTCGACCGGCACCACGCCGAAATCGGCGTTGCCGCTCTCCACTTCCTGGAACACTTCCTCGATCGTCGCCATCGGCAGGCCCACCGCCGAGCGGCCGAAATGCTTGAGCACCGCCTGCTGGCTGAAGGTGCCTTCCGGGCCGAGATAGCCGATCTTCAGCGGCTCCTGCTGCGCCAGGCAGGCAGACATGATCTCGCGAAACACGTGCACCAGCACTTCGTCGCTGAGCGGGCCCTGGTTGCGGTCCACCACCATGCGCAGCACCTGTGCCTCGCGCTCGGGGCGGTAGTAGTCCACCGCCGCGGCGAGCTTGCCCTTGGCCTTGCCGACCTGATGCGCGAACTGCGCGCGCTCGGCGATCAGCGCCTGGATGGTGCGGTCGATCTGGTCGATCTTGGCGCGCACGTCGGCCAGCGC
Proteins encoded:
- the pheA gene encoding prephenate dehydratase, with translation MAAKPNKSRTADAESSKPVKTKPAEPKSTAIAKPAAAAPALADVRAKIDQIDRTIQALIAERAQFAHQVGKAKGKLAAAVDYYRPEREAQVLRMVVDRNQGPLSDEVLVHVFREIMSACLAQQEPLKIGYLGPEGTFSQQAVLKHFGRSAVGLPMATIEEVFQEVESGNADFGVVPVENSGQGTIQVTLDMFLTSNLKICGETELRVHQYLLSRTGRLDAIERIYAHPQSFAQTAGWLRAHLPKVEKIPVSSNAEGARRARNAEDAAAIGGESAAHVYALKKVIMKSIEDDDDNTTRFLVIGRQIFPPSGHDRTSVLVFIHDKPGALFDVLSPFARHGISMNRIESRPSHQAKWEYGFFIDLAGHVEDESMKQALAELKAHSAQIKVLGSYPVAVP